The Bdellovibrio bacteriovorus W nucleotide sequence TGTTGGCTAACATCGGAAATAGCTTTGAAGAATCTTATGCAATCGCAAAAGACACTTTAGAATCTGGCAAGGCTTTGGCTAAATTTGAAGAGCTCTGCAAGTTACACAAAGGTGATCTGAGTAAACTTCCAATGCCAACAAAGAAAATTGAAATCAAAGCTGAAAAAGATGGCTATATTCACGGACTCCTTACCGAAAATATTGGCATCGCTGGAATCATTATCAAAGCTGGCAGAGCGCAAGCTAATGATATCATTGTTCCTACGGGCGGAGTTGAGTTTCACTATAAAGTCGGCGATGAAGTTAAAAAGGGAGATACGATTTTCACTCTCCACGGAGATGATATGAGTCTGCTAGAATCAGCTGCTCCTCTCTTGAAAACGGCAGCAACTATTTCCTTGCCAAAAATATCAAAGCCTAGTTTGATACTTAAAACTTTGACTTAAAAAAGGATTCAATTTTGGTTCTAACAAAGCTTCAAGAGACAATTAGTTACATTCGCAATCAAACAGCGGCAAAGCCTCGTGTAGGTATTGTTCTTGGTTCGGGTCTTGGGGCTTTTGTTAAAGAAGTTGAAATTGAATGCACTCTTCCCTACAAAGATATTCCTCATTTTAGCCCACCAACTGTGGAGGGCCACTCTGGGAATTTAATTTTTGGAAAAGTCGAAGGACAGTCCATCGCCATTCTTCAAGGTCGCAATCACTACTACGAAGGCCATAGCATGGAAAACGTCGTCTTCCCAACGCGCACTCTAGCGATGCTTGGAATTGAATCCCTAATGCTTACAAACTCTGCAGGCGGAATGGGCGACGATATGCAAGCTGGTGATTTTATGATCATCGACGATCACATCAATCTAATGGGCACAAACCCATTGATGGGGCCCAACATTAAAGAGCTTGGCCCTCGCTTTCCTGACATGACAGAGGCTTACGATAAAAAGCTCATCGCGCAGATGGAACAGGTCCTATTAAAACAAGGCACACGTTTCCATAAAGGCGTTTACTGTGGCGTGAGTGGTCCAACATATGAAACACCTGCTGAGGTTCGCTATTTAAAACTTATTGGCGGAAAAGCAGTGGGTATGAGCACTGTGCCTGAGACAATTGCTGCCAACCATTTAGGTCTTCGTGTGGCTGCTCTGAGCTGCATTACAAACATGGCAGCTGGCATCTCAACTCAGAAGCTTTCTCATGAAGAAGTCACGGAAACAGCTCAACGTGTGGAATCGCAATTCATT carries:
- a CDS encoding purine nucleoside phosphorylase (COG0005 Purine nucleoside phosphorylase), giving the protein MVLTKLQETISYIRNQTAAKPRVGIVLGSGLGAFVKEVEIECTLPYKDIPHFSPPTVEGHSGNLIFGKVEGQSIAILQGRNHYYEGHSMENVVFPTRTLAMLGIESLMLTNSAGGMGDDMQAGDFMIIDDHINLMGTNPLMGPNIKELGPRFPDMTEAYDKKLIAQMEQVLLKQGTRFHKGVYCGVSGPTYETPAEVRYLKLIGGKAVGMSTVPETIAANHLGLRVAALSCITNMAAGISTQKLSHEEVTETAQRVESQFISFLKEFVTSI